AAGCTTCTCAACCAAACTGACAAGAAAACGGACAACAGCATCACCATACTGTGTACCAGCAACACAGTGAGAATATGGACATTGTGTCTTTACTATAAATGTAGAAACTAGGTATTATAAATAAAGCTAAAAtccttattattttgtttttcatttaattttattttggaggtttaacaaaaaacagttattgtcaacttgacattttaatgttatATTCTGATTTTAAGTTTTCAACCTCAGTACATTTTGTAAATAATTCGGAAACATTGGTGACATTTCAGCGGCCTACTGCTAGAGGTGGAgaacaaaaatgtttgtttactgACGAATTACTATGTCCATACGAGTATCTTAACACACTCTCAGACAGAGATCTGTTTGCCTACTGAAGATCTTTTGCATTTGAGTTTCATTGCCATTTAAAGCCCAGTGTGGTAACATAAGGTCATAGTTACGATCACACCAACAGTCTGTCTGACTTAATTCCTTCTGACCTGTCCTCAAATGACTGAATCAATCCTCTCACTCACTGTCAGTGTCTGTAAAATACAGCAGGAAAGGGAATGTGATattgagaaacacacagactccAGCCAAAATATCCAAGTGTTCTTTCTTGGTTCCAGACTCTTTGGAAATGTTAGATGACATGAAAAATAATGCTGCTGTTTGTCAGCATTTCAGATTACAATAGATTTATTAAAGCAAAACTGTAAAGTTCCAAATAAttccattaaaaacattttaattttattacattttgtgccgagatttgttttttgaaatggaaaattTCTAATTtagtctctctctcctgtctgtctgacaccTTCAGAGATCGGTGATCTGCAGGACCTTGAGACTCTGGACGTGTCCATGAACCAGCTGAGGTCTCTACCGGATCGGCTGCACCGCTGTGTTTCTCTGCAGAATCTGACAGCGGACCATAACCAGCTGAGTCATGTTCCCCGGCAGCTCTGCTGGCTCCACCGGCTCAACCAGCTCTCCATGGCCGCCAACCGGCTGACCTTTCTGCCGCTCGGTCGGTAATACCCCCTTATCTGTGTGTTGCCATAGCGATGTAGATATTGCGAGCGAGGCAATgttaatatctgtgtgtgtgttttagatcTGGGCAGATCACGAGAGctgcagtttgtgtttgtggacaACAATGTGGACCTGAAAGGCCTTCCCTCCTACCTGTATAACAAGGTCATCGGCTGCAGCGGGTAATGCAGCTTATCAGAGTTAGCTGTAGGTATTTGGTGGTGAAGTAATTTGATATAGCATTAGAGACATATAACATGAGTTAATTTAGCTATACATTGTTTGAATAGTGGAAcaaaattgtaaaaagttaAAAGATATGACTATAACACCATAAAAGAAATGCAGTTATACCATGTTTcagttgaaataaaaaataaataaatttgaggGAGTATATCTGCGTGTTGCTCCCATACAGGTGCGGTGTGTCAGGCCAGGTGTTGGAGGGCGACCTGGGTGAGGTGTTGGGTCAGGCGCTGAGTGAGGCTCTGGTCGGGCTTCCGGCTGAAGTGAAGGTGGTGGGCTCAGAGACGGATAACGTGGTTCCCCTGGAGGAGATTGCCATGAGAGCCCTGCACCGCATCTACCACCACCGCCCAATAGGTGAGGAGTGATACACCCCGTATACTGTacctgtatttatatatgtggCCAGTTGTGCCTCACTAACACTGTAATCTACagttaaagtgatagtttggattttttgaagtggggttgtatgaggtacttatccatagtcagtgtattacctacggtagatgacggtcggcaaccccacttcaaaaacacccgaactatcccttttaacttcaatttttttggttttgtttgttatttgtttttactgagcAGCTGCTAGTGTCTGACAGTAGGACGCCATGATTGCACTTCAAAGCTTAGAAACGTATGACTGGAATTAGAGTCaactaagaaataaaaaatgaacaacaatgaatgcaccaaacaaacaaaatgaaaacacctATCACTGGAGatgggaaaaaaagtgtttataaACAAGTTGGTTATCAATCAAGTCACTTAAAAACACTTCGTTTGACTGCATAGAGTTATGAATACTCCctgtactgttgtgtttttagacATCAACTCGCTGCCTCCCATCAGCCTCCCGAAGAGCCTGCTGGACCTGCTGCAGTTCCCCCTGGGACACTGCCACCGCTGCAGTCAGACCATGTTCACCATCATCTACCCTAAACTCTTCCCTCTCCGTGACACCGCGCTGGCAGGAGTGCACCGCAGGTCAGAGCAAACGCACCTCTGTTCCTCTCCAACATGACCTACAGAGCTACAGCAGACCACTGACTACTAAATATAGAAACTTCACTCTTTTTCGCTACTATGTTTACAGATAACTACAAATCTCGTTAAATATTTGCAAAAGAATAGTTGTCAGCTAATCATGCACGCTCATCTTGCTCAcactttttccctctcttctttcctctgAAGGACGACGGTGAGTTTTGTGGCCTATTGCTGCTCCAGTCGCTGCCTCcggacctttgacctccagggatgagtttgttttcttttccctgTACACACTCGATCAGGAGCTGTTGAGTGGTTTCCAGGAGGCGGCAGATAACAGCTTTTGTAATTTGTGTGGATCTCGAGGGTCTGTGAGCTCTTCATTGACAATACTAagaaccacagagacacacggcTCGTTCAGCAACATTTCAACACACTTAAGTCAAAGACTCAAACCTACATGATGTTCCTGAATCCAACCAACTGGGAGGATTGTATTCCTGTGTGTGGGGTGGAGGTCAAAATAATAACTACTATGTGTGAacagtaaactaacagtattaGACCGAAAGTAACTACTAACAAATTGGCACTTTTTAATAACAAGCACTGTTTGATTTTTGTGAAATCGACCATTTTCCACACAGAAGTTTATTGCAGCAGACATCCTGTTGATTGTGGAGTCATATTCGAGGTATTGACATTTGTACTacagtttgttttactgattaCTAAAGACAATTTGAAGGGTTAAAATTTCCTGTAAAACATATTTGATATGTGTAATGTTCACCAGCAGGCACAGGGACCTGTTAGAGAATTATTCtgaatgtatttataaaatTGAGGTACCAGTCAGTAAAATGAGCCGAGGACTCGTCTCACGTTTGTTAAAGAGGTTTCAGAATTTTTGCAGAGTTTGCAATGTCAGTCGTATTGGGcaggtgtcttttttttttttttaaatgactgatTTTGGAACAGGATTTAATATTaacatgttaaaaacaaatgtttttttatctctgcATTAACTTAAATGCACTCTGTAAAATTAGAATGAACCCAAAATGATCTAATTGTTGCAACAGGTTTAACATCTACAGGCCCATTCAGTTTGAGGTCAAAGGTTTCTGTCATCATCTGTAGGAGGAAATACAGTTTGTACACATCACTGTGTGGTTCTCTTGTTGAACTGACGCTTGTGTGTTAATGTTCATTACTATGTTGTACTATTATAATTTATCATTTGTTTTGATTGTGACGCATTTGGCAGTAAATGTTGTCTGATTTCAGCAACTTTAAGTGaatttgtatcttttttttttacgtcaaAGAGAGTTTGTCAGAGTGGATGAATAGATTGGTGTTAATGTGACAGTTGGACATTTGCATGTTAAACACTCAACCATAGAAAAacacacttaaaggaacagtgtatagcatgtagggggatctattggcagaaataatataatcgttaccttagaatgagctgtttatatctacttaGGGAGTGGCTCCTCTTCCTGGAGCCAGCCGCCATGTCTcacagtaacccagaacggacaaaccaaacactggtttcAAGTGGctgcagtctgcaacctcaccactagatgccgccagattctacacactgcacctttaataccGGTAACAACAGCTAACGTTTTCTATCCTAAACACCTCCAATTCTCTTGGTTTCTTTCTGTGTCTTCTCTGTCCATTTCACATCATCAAATTTATGAATATATGTTTGAAGTAACAACAGTTTCTCAGCTAACATCACTGACTGTCTACTGTGATTATGGCAATCAGTGACGTAGTTGTTCGAGTCAGTAGGTCAGGACAGTCAAGCTCTTTGGCTTACCTGCATGTTGGATACAGACCTAACAGACATACTGGCAACAGGAACCTGTTGTCAAGCTTGCCAGTGGAGCTTTGCTTAACTCCTGAGTCAGTCTGTTACTCTGCCCTACCGACTACCTTCATCATTACAGTAGCAAAACTCCTGTTTAGTCTCACATGCATCTTTTATTGAGTTCAACTAAGAGCACATCCTTGTTGATCACTGAAGGTGCTTTGAGAAACAGGCCACTTGAAGCCTTAATACTGTAtctatgcatgtatgcatgtatgcatgtatgcatgtatgtatgtatgtatgtatgtaagagATATTAGCGGAGCTGTGGAGCAGAAAGCACAGCACGGCTCCATTACCAAGATCGATGGATCCTCTCTGGCTGGTGCTTCAGCTCTCTGCCTTCCCTCTGGGACTATCACATCTCTGCTGGCTGCACATATGAAATAACATGTTCTCATGCTGCATGTTCGTATAGAAACACaggatatacacacacaaaacatgatgGAGGTCTACATGAACACAAGATCTGCACCCAGCATGAAGATGGGAAAATGTATCTTTTTATAATAATTACTATTAGTTATGTCAACCACGTACCCGACCTATAACTACATATCTATCAACCATTTGAgcttaattaatttgtttatttatttacttttagcTTTCAATAGTTGACTTTTCGGTAACTATTTgaactgtttattcattacGTTTATCCATTTCAATCATTTAGCTTATTGTTTACATCTCTCTGCTCACTTGCTAATTAGTGTTCAGGAATAAATAAGATATATAATCATAGCTCTATTTTTCATTAGAGTATAATCACCCACAGAGGGGAAAACGctataaatgctacaactcctcaagacacaagccaagCTCCCGTATCTTGCTTGCCACCCGCTGAATAAAGTGAAGGGCGGTTGCCCCGAAACTAGCGACAACATCGGcgcaggctcacttaaggtggaccagctattctcattttagtgatAAGCTTCTCCTCTGAGTTTTGTGCGACACATAGTGGTAAAATTCTGTTTAGCGGTCCGGTCCGTTGTGGCTTAATATCAAATCGGTTTGAAAATGTTTACACCGGCCCAACTCTACtcgatgccgccaaatcctgcacactgtacctttaaggtgcACAGGTTTTTATAAGCACTCAAGTCAATAAAGTATGTAATTGTTGTGTTAAACTGTATGTAACTCAGAGTGGAGCCCATTATAGGAGACTCTCGGTGGCATTTAGATACATCATGCAACAGCACAGTAATTTCCTGTGGTGAGTCAGGCAGGATGGAGTGTGAAGGGGATTGGGCGGGGGGGGATTAATAGAGATGAGCAACAGCTGACTTGAGTCGACTGTCGATAACACGGACCGTGAAATGTCACGTCATGAATACAAAATGATCATTTAGGGAGAGTGTCTAATATTCGTACTTTTGATCACCTGTTTTTAAAAGACTATCTTAAAGCCCTGTTCTCGGTGCCGTGTCTGATAATACATGCAGTGTGGTATTCACCAAGAATACAGGTGAGTTCTCCATTCACATCTCTACCTCCGGGTGAGCATGATGTGTTAAATCAAGGTCTAAAAATGAAGAGTTATTCAGAAGAGTTGTTGGACCTTTTCAGAGCTCCTCTGTGCGCATATTTAAGAGTAAATCTATAACTGAGCTTTGCCACAGTAACATCCTTACCAtctgcaacacaaacaaaactgctTTCAAATGAATGTCTTTTTTACCTGATGTACTGTGTCGTGAATAAATTTGCCCTTGAGTCATTTTGAAAGCACAACACCCTCGAGGAGAGAAATCAGTGGGGCTTCAATCAATAGCAATAACGGGGAGATTCATTGTGCTCGGACCTGAACAGTATTGGATCATCAATTTGGGAGGGAGGTCTTTAACGGTTTCTTCGATGGGCTGGTAATGATCTGAACCGCGCTGGGAGAAGGCCGATCCATCCGTCTCCTGTAATGATCAGATCCGCTGTTGATCTGATGTTTCTTATCAGACCTGTAGC
Above is a genomic segment from Sebastes umbrosus isolate fSebUmb1 chromosome 2, fSebUmb1.pri, whole genome shotgun sequence containing:
- the lrrc28 gene encoding leucine-rich repeat-containing protein 28; its protein translation is MATELHEAIFMAKQERHKNLFLNYRNLNKFPVELLKDEGLQYLERLYMKRNSLTTLPDNLAQKLPNLIELYLHSNNIVIIPEAIGNLARLQSLDLSNNALQFLCPEIGRLRSLRHLRLSNNYLKCLPPEIGDLQDLETLDVSMNQLRSLPDRLHRCVSLQNLTADHNQLSHVPRQLCWLHRLNQLSMAANRLTFLPLDLGRSRELQFVFVDNNVDLKGLPSYLYNKVIGCSGCGVSGQVLEGDLGEVLGQALSEALVGLPAEVKVVGSETDNVVPLEEIAMRALHRIYHHRPIDINSLPPISLPKSLLDLLQFPLGHCHRCSQTMFTIIYPKLFPLRDTALAGVHRRTTVSFVAYCCSSRCLRTFDLQG